The Aequorivita sublithincola DSM 14238 genome window below encodes:
- a CDS encoding DnaJ C-terminal domain-containing protein, giving the protein MEFIDYYKVLGLDKSASAADIKKAYRKLARKLHPDLNPNDKTAQEKFQKVNEANEVLSDPEKRKKYDQYGKDWQHADAFESAKKQQGSQGFGGGYGGQRTYTGGGQGFDESQFSDFFESMFGGGGGFSGGGNRRQPSQFKGQDLSATLRLNLTDILESQKQTISIGEKKIRLTIPAGVEDGQTLKIKGYGGEGRNGGPKGDLLITFEIFNNTRFKRLQSDIYSTEEISIYTALLGGEITVETLTGKVKLNVKPETQNDTKVKLKGKGLPKYKKEDQHGDLYITYKIELPKSLSEKEKELFIELSKLR; this is encoded by the coding sequence ATGGAATTTATAGATTACTACAAAGTTTTAGGCCTCGATAAAAGCGCTTCGGCAGCAGATATAAAGAAGGCTTACCGAAAACTTGCAAGAAAATTGCATCCTGATTTAAACCCAAATGACAAAACTGCTCAGGAAAAATTTCAGAAAGTAAACGAAGCCAACGAAGTTTTGAGCGATCCTGAAAAACGCAAAAAATATGATCAATACGGAAAAGATTGGCAACACGCAGATGCATTTGAAAGCGCAAAAAAACAACAAGGTTCACAAGGTTTTGGTGGCGGTTATGGCGGCCAAAGAACGTATACTGGTGGCGGGCAGGGTTTTGACGAAAGTCAATTTTCAGACTTTTTTGAATCTATGTTTGGAGGTGGTGGCGGTTTTAGCGGCGGCGGAAACAGAAGACAACCTTCACAATTTAAAGGTCAGGATTTGAGCGCGACACTTCGATTGAATTTAACGGATATTCTGGAAAGCCAAAAACAAACCATCAGTATTGGTGAGAAAAAGATTCGATTAACAATTCCGGCAGGTGTTGAAGATGGCCAAACCTTAAAAATTAAAGGTTACGGTGGCGAAGGAAGAAACGGCGGCCCAAAAGGAGATTTGCTTATTACTTTTGAAATTTTCAACAATACACGCTTCAAAAGGTTGCAAAGTGATATTTATTCAACCGAAGAAATTTCAATCTATACAGCGCTTTTAGGAGGTGAAATAACTGTTGAAACACTTACGGGAAAAGTGAAGCTGAATGTAAAACCAGAAACCCAAAACGATACAAAAGTAAAACTGAAAGGCAAAGGTTTACCCAAATACAAAAAGGAAGATCAACACGGCGATTTGTATATTACCTATAAAATTGAACTTCCGAAAAGCCTTTCAGAAAAAGAAAAAGAACTGTTTATTGAACTTTCAAAACTGAGATAA
- a CDS encoding chaperone modulator CbpM, with translation MAREKYILVSHYCEQTHIENSFVKNLHEYGLVTFEEKQNDVFIDEKDISEIEKMFRLHHELGINFEGLDALKQMLKRLEKMQKQMELLQKKLGLYE, from the coding sequence ATGGCACGAGAAAAATATATATTGGTAAGTCACTATTGTGAACAGACGCATATTGAAAATTCATTTGTAAAAAATCTTCACGAATATGGTTTGGTGACTTTTGAAGAAAAGCAAAACGACGTTTTTATCGACGAAAAAGATATTTCTGAGATTGAGAAAATGTTTCGTTTGCATCATGAATTAGGTATTAATTTTGAGGGATTGGACGCTTTAAAACAAATGCTGAAGCGTTTGGAAAAAATGCAAAAGCAGATGGAATTGCTTCAAAAAAAACTCGGATTATATGAGTAG
- a CDS encoding phosphatase PAP2 family protein, with translation MKKTLLLLALMVCVTTFAQQKFQNSINSNHVDDSVSFTSELNITTDFISENRNIQETLSSINFESKDKTVLETQKSDSPYEWKWLRDGIWTGVALGASAGGLMLIQKKDDLPMNESAKFLTEESLQKEIDKLSFLDRWVAGNHSESASKISDIPFAVSFVAPFALLFDDEINDHTGQYLGLYIESLATTAALYTITAGLVDRSRPYVYDSSGDTSNDRRFKNNGQRSFYSGHVAATATATFFAAKAYSDFNPDSNGKIYVWAGAAVLPAAVGVFRMEAGQHFLTDVLLGYVLGAGTGILVPELHKRKMENVDIYPSSGRSYNGDSYNGMAFRYTF, from the coding sequence ATGAAAAAAACACTCCTACTTCTCGCATTAATGGTTTGTGTAACCACTTTCGCACAGCAAAAATTTCAAAATTCAATAAACTCTAATCATGTTGATGATTCTGTTTCATTTACATCTGAATTGAATATCACGACTGATTTTATTTCTGAAAATCGAAATATTCAAGAAACATTATCATCCATAAATTTTGAATCAAAAGATAAAACTGTTTTAGAAACCCAGAAAAGCGATTCTCCGTATGAATGGAAGTGGTTGCGCGACGGTATTTGGACCGGTGTTGCGCTTGGTGCGAGCGCTGGTGGATTGATGTTAATACAAAAGAAAGATGATCTTCCAATGAATGAGAGTGCTAAGTTTTTAACCGAAGAAAGCCTTCAAAAAGAAATTGACAAGCTTTCATTTCTCGATAGATGGGTTGCGGGAAATCATTCCGAAAGTGCTAGTAAAATTAGTGATATTCCTTTTGCGGTTTCGTTTGTAGCGCCTTTCGCACTTCTTTTTGATGATGAAATCAACGATCATACAGGTCAATATCTCGGACTATATATTGAAAGCCTGGCTACCACTGCGGCACTTTACACTATAACCGCTGGATTAGTAGATAGAAGCAGACCTTACGTTTATGATAGTAGTGGTGACACATCTAATGATAGACGATTTAAAAATAACGGACAACGTTCGTTTTATTCTGGTCACGTGGCAGCAACTGCTACCGCAACTTTTTTTGCAGCAAAAGCGTATAGCGATTTTAATCCTGATTCAAACGGAAAAATATACGTTTGGGCTGGAGCCGCTGTTCTACCTGCAGCCGTTGGAGTTTTTAGAATGGAAGCTGGACAGCATTTTTTGACTGATGTACTTTTAGGCTATGTTTTAGGTGCTGGTACAGGAATTTTAGTTCCTGAGTTACATAAAAGAAAAATGGAAAATGTTGATATTTATCCAAGTTCTGGTAGAAGCTATAATGGTGATAGTTATAATGGAATGGCTTTTAGATATACCTTTTAG
- the ychF gene encoding redox-regulated ATPase YchF has translation MKAGIVGLPNVGKSTLFNCLSNAKAQSANFPFCTIEPNIGVVNVPDQRLLKLEELVNPERVLPATVEIVDIAGLVKGASKGEGLGNQFLSNIRETDAILHVLRCFDNDNIIHVDGNVNPIRDKETIDIELQLKDLETVDKKLEKVKRAARTGNKEAQKEETALLKVKSGLEAGISVRAIDLSESEREEFIVNAQFITDKPVMYVCNVDEESAVTGNAYVEKVKAAVAGENAEVLVLAVGTEADITELETFDERQMFLEDLGLDEAGSAKLIRSAYKLLNLQTYFTAGVKEVRAWTIPVGATAPQAAGVIHSDFEKGFIRAEVIKYEDYVTFGSEAKVKEAGKMGVEGKEYIVKDGDVMHFRFNV, from the coding sequence ATGAAAGCAGGTATCGTAGGATTGCCAAACGTAGGGAAATCTACTCTTTTTAATTGTTTAAGCAACGCAAAAGCGCAGAGTGCAAACTTCCCTTTTTGTACTATTGAACCAAACATTGGTGTGGTTAACGTACCCGATCAACGTTTATTGAAATTGGAAGAATTGGTAAATCCCGAAAGAGTACTCCCTGCAACCGTTGAGATTGTTGATATTGCTGGCTTGGTAAAAGGAGCGAGTAAAGGCGAAGGTTTAGGAAATCAGTTTTTGAGCAACATCCGCGAAACCGACGCAATTCTGCACGTACTTCGTTGTTTTGATAATGATAACATTATTCACGTTGATGGTAACGTAAACCCAATTCGCGATAAGGAAACCATTGATATTGAACTTCAATTGAAAGATCTTGAAACGGTTGATAAAAAACTTGAAAAAGTAAAACGCGCAGCTCGTACCGGAAATAAAGAAGCTCAAAAGGAAGAGACTGCTTTATTGAAAGTAAAATCTGGTTTAGAAGCTGGAATTTCAGTTCGTGCTATTGATTTATCGGAAAGCGAAAGAGAAGAATTTATCGTGAACGCTCAATTCATTACAGATAAACCTGTAATGTATGTTTGTAACGTAGATGAAGAATCTGCCGTAACTGGAAACGCTTATGTTGAAAAAGTAAAAGCAGCCGTTGCTGGAGAAAATGCTGAAGTGTTAGTTTTAGCAGTAGGAACAGAAGCAGATATAACAGAATTAGAAACCTTTGATGAACGCCAAATGTTCTTAGAGGATTTGGGCCTTGATGAAGCAGGTTCAGCAAAATTGATTAGAAGCGCATATAAATTATTAAATCTTCAAACTTATTTTACCGCTGGTGTGAAAGAAGTTCGCGCCTGGACTATTCCTGTTGGAGCTACAGCGCCACAAGCTGCTGGCGTAATTCATTCAGATTTTGAAAAAGGTTTTATCCGTGCAGAAGTAATTAAATATGAAGATTACGTAACCTTCGGAAGTGAAGCAAAAGTAAAAGAAGCCGGAAAAATGGGAGTAGAAGGGAAGGAATATATCGTGAAAGACGGCGATGTGATGCACTTCCGCTTTAACGTATAA
- a CDS encoding alpha/beta hydrolase yields the protein MNRRLKKIIIVIVSLYVLIGVALYFLQTKMIFMPEPLPQDYSYSFSGDFEEINLKTVDGAVLNALHFKVENPKGVILYFHGNAGELSRWGIVVQKFVEMDYDVLVMDFRGYGKSTGALSQKALYNDAQLFYNLLQKNYSENEIVVYGRSLGTTFATYVAANNHPKQLILEAPFYSLDEVASERFPIYPVSWVLKYHFPTYKYLKEVSCPILILHGTNDNVVNYKNSEKLSKIRTKGNLTFITFPNGNHHDLVNYKLYKSTLDSIL from the coding sequence TTTGCAGACGAAAATGATTTTTATGCCAGAACCACTGCCGCAGGATTATAGCTATTCATTTTCAGGAGATTTTGAAGAAATTAATCTAAAAACCGTAGATGGAGCAGTGTTGAATGCGCTACATTTTAAAGTTGAAAATCCAAAAGGAGTTATTTTGTATTTCCACGGAAATGCCGGCGAACTCTCACGCTGGGGAATCGTAGTCCAAAAATTTGTTGAAATGGATTATGACGTTTTGGTGATGGATTTTAGAGGCTATGGAAAAAGTACTGGAGCGTTAAGCCAGAAAGCATTATATAATGATGCTCAGTTATTTTATAATTTACTTCAGAAAAATTATTCGGAAAATGAAATAGTGGTCTATGGTAGATCGTTAGGAACCACTTTTGCAACTTATGTTGCAGCAAATAACCATCCAAAACAATTAATTCTTGAAGCGCCTTTTTATAGTTTAGATGAAGTGGCGAGCGAGCGTTTTCCAATCTATCCTGTAAGTTGGGTTTTGAAATATCATTTCCCAACCTATAAATATTTAAAGGAAGTATCTTGTCCTATCCTAATTTTACATGGCACAAATGATAATGTAGTAAATTATAAAAACAGCGAAAAGCTTTCAAAAATCAGGACAAAAGGGAATCTTACTTTTATAACGTTTCCCAATGGAAATCATCATGATTTAGTTAATTATAAACTTTATAAAAGTACGTTAGATTCAATATTATAA